The following is a genomic window from Manihot esculenta cultivar AM560-2 chromosome 9, M.esculenta_v8, whole genome shotgun sequence.
tcgATTCCACGgctggttttgattatatgtcatccctggatgctatgtctggttatcaccaaatcccCATGGACAAAACAGATGAGGAGAAGACTTCGTTCATAACGGAGGACAGGACCTATTGTTATAAGGTCATGCCGTTCGGACTAAAAATCGCAGGAGCAACATACCAGAGACTAATGAACAAAATTCTCAAAAATCAAATAGGAAGAAACGTAGAAGTGTACGTGGATGACATAGTGGTGAAGAGTCGGATCTTCGAACAGCACTTAGCAGATCTCAAGGAAGTATTCGAGGTGCTGGAGCAGTACAGGATGAGGCTAAACCCGAAGAAGTGTGCCTTTTTCATCAGAGGTGGAAAATTTTTTGGATACATGGTCAGTAGAAAGGGAATCGAGCCAAACTCGGAAAAGGTGGAGGCCATACTCAAAATGCCTGAACCGACCTGCATGAGAGACGTACAGAGACTCGCAGGGAGGGTGGTAGCACTTAACCTTTTCATGTCAAAATTTGCGGAGAGGTGTCTACCATTCTTCAAGAAACTAAGAAAATTTTCCAACTTTGAGTGGACCGAGGACTGCCGAGAAGCTTTCAAGGAGCTCAAATGTTACCTTAGTTCATAGCATATACTCAGTAGTCCATTGGCCGGGGAAGAACTCTTGATCTATTTGTCAGCCTCGAAACAAGCCATCAGTGCTGTGTTAGTTAGAGAAGAAGGGGGAGAGCAGAAGCCAATATTTTATGTTAGCAAGGTGCTCAGGGATGCTGAAGTCAGATATTTGAATATAGAGAAATTGACATACGCCTTGTTGCTAACAGTAAGAAAATTCAGAGTATACCTCGAAAGCCATCAAGGAGTTGTAATGACAgatcaacccttaaagaagattctcCACAGACCAGAAACATCAAGACGGATGCTGGCCTGGTCTGTTGAGATTAGTCCATATTGCCTACAATACCGACCTCGAACAACCATTAAGGCTCAAGCCCTCGCTgatttcatagcagaatgctcttTCAACAAAGAGCAAGCGGAATCCAACGAAGAAATGCCCAaaataatgaaagaaagaagTATAGAGCCCCGACAAGATTTCACATGGAAAATGTATGTGGACGGAGCATCCGGTGCTGGGGGCAGTGGTGCAGGGATAATACTGAAGGGACCTGAAGGATTCAAAATTTGTTATGCCCTACGGTTAGAGTTTAACGCCTCCAACAACGTGGCAGAATACGAAGCCCTGATAAACGGAATGCTGATAGCAAtggaaataggggtaaccgacctagCAATAAATAGCGACTCCCAGCTAGTAATCAGCCAGGTGACTGGGGCATACCAAGCAAGAGATCCCACCATGAAAAAGTACCTGACAAAGGTAAAAAGTATAGAAGTCGAGCTCAGCAAACAAGGAGTTAAAGTGTGGTATCAAAGAATACCCagagaagaaaatgaggaagcaaaCCTACTTAGCCGTTTGTCTAAAGAAGAATTAGAACAACTCCCagatgaagtatacatacaacaTATGAACGCGCCTACTTACGGGAAACCCGCTATGATAATGGAAATCGGGGAAGGAGAGAACTGGATGGCTCCTTACCTGGAATATCTAGAAAAGGGAAAGCTCCAAGAAGATAAAGCTGCAGCAAGAAAAATTGTAGcccgagctgccaattaccaagtagtAAGAGGAATCCTATACAGgagagggaagtccagcccatggcttcGATGTGTAGGCCCGGAGGAAGCAACTAGGGTCATGGAAGAGATTCACCAAGGAATCTGTAGAGCTCACGAAGGGGCAGGAACCCTAGCGAATAAAATTTTCAGACAAGAATATTACTGGCCCACGATTAAAAAGGAGATGGAAGAATTTGTCAGAAAATGCAATGTGTCCCAGAGGTTTGCTAACGCAATCAACATTCCAACCACTCCacagtccagcatatccagcATGTGGTCGTTCTCACAATGGGGCATAGATATCCTGGGACCTTTttccaagactacggggcaaaagAAGTTCGTAATAGTGGCCGTGGAATACttttcaaaatggccagaggcagaggcaGTTCCCACTATCACAGTAAGAAAAATGCTAGATTTCGTCTGGGGCAACATCATCTACAGGTTTGAGGTACCGAGGGTGCTCATATAAGACAATGGCAAGCAATTCGACTACAAAGCCTTCAAGGAATTCACAAGAaatatgggcatatggcacaaattttCTTCAGTGGCCCACCCTCAAACCAATGGCCAAACAAAGGTCACAAACAGGGCAATCCTCCAGGGGTTAAAGAAACGACTGGACGGAGCGAACAAGAATTGGGCAGACAAGCTCAATAGCATCCTATGGGCATTCCGAACTGCCTCTAGAACACCAACAAAGGAAACACTGTTCGCACTGGCGTTTGGAACTGAAGCTGTGGTACCCGTCAAGCTGCAggtccccactcatcgagtccaattcaaTAATGAAGACACCAATGGTGATAAATTAAGGAGCAACTTGGATGCTCTAGAAGAAGTCCGAGAAGAGGCCCAACTTTGCACCgccgcttatcaacaaagaGCAGCTCATTACTACAACCAAAAAGTCAGAGAAATGAGCTTGAAAGTAGGAGACCTGGCACTAAGAAGGCTGGAAGCCACCGGGAAAAGAGCCGCAGTGGGAAAGCTGGCACCCACTTGGGAGGGCCCTTTCAGAATAACCAAAGTGGTGAAACCAGGCGTGTATCGAATTGAAGACATGCAAGGAAATCTAGAGCCTCACGTGTGGAACATTCAACACCTAAAGATGTACTTTCCCTAAAAATACATAGATGATAGAAATACAAACGCTTGTATTCTAAAACGATGTAAATAGACCAAGCAATTCAAATCAAAAGAAAATGTTATTTTATGGCTCGCCttgttttctcttaaaaaagaaaaacagaacaaacattaaaaagaaaaaaggaaagacctcagtgaggtaggtgaccgggctcccaaaGTGGCcccggcaccataaaaccggctgagatgacgaagcgacagtaaggccaaagagcctgaattcGGTTCAAGAcatcagtgaggtaggtgaccgggatccCAAAGTGGCCCCAGCACcataaaaccagctgagatgatgaagcgacagtaaggccaaagagcctgaatccggttcaagacctcattgaggtaggtgaccaggcTCCCAAAGTGGCCCCGGCaacacaaaaccggctgagataacgaagcgacagtaaggccaaagagcctgaatcttgtttaAGAccccagtgaggtaggtgaccgggctcccaaaGTGGCCCCGACACCGCAAAATCGGCTGAGATAATGAAGCAACAGTAAGGCCCAAAAGCCTGAATCTCATTCACGAAATAATACAAAGGCTAATGAGAACCGTGCTTAGAAAactaaaagaaagaagaaaccaGCCTAGAAAAAGCCTAAACAACAAAAGAAAGGCAATGTAGACTCAGATAGGAGTGATTATGCGAACAAATCTACAGCCTTGATTTAAATCAGCATAAAAAAAATCCAGGCTCACACATTCTCGAGAAGgacgagctcccagctcggacccATGTTTTCCCCGGGGGTGGGGGGCACAAAGCCCAATCCAtttcatgtaatacccggctaaacccggcatcggaattcttaccgttcgGTGGGATTCaaagatgtcagaggtttcctgagggtagagtgaaggtgtttctaaaatgttttaacgtATTTTAACGGTTTGCTTAGGAAATAGCTGAGTTTTAGgggagaaatggccaaaggagtttctgtcatgttcggcccccgaatgtgaaattcggccgccgaaagtgcccaatgttcggcccccgaatgttaagttcggcccccgaaagtggcatggttttgcatgcagtttcggcagtcgaaactgGGATGGTCGGTTACgctgtgcacactcctcagtccgtgatttggccaggtgttcacctccagatcatgaccagaggttaggccacgtttctcctgactcatctgcaagcttttaatcagcttatgcagagggttgatcatttgcaaaaggttttgaacggttttgagagaaaagaagagttgtgagggtttgaagctttggaggaggagttgctgagtttggttgttccttttctgatttcaggaggtaagggaagtatttatacttgttttaatgatttctaatagttGTTTACGAGGTTagggtagagttatgtttcAAGGTTTCgttgtgatgttttaatggtttatgcatgattatgtgttatggatgttgattgttggggttgataggtagttttggaccccgtAGAGCATATACCAgtgtatatgtgagttgagagttgagttatgcatgttggagtggaCTTGTGTTTGGTAGGagaggttgtgcacgaagctgagttcttgaagaactcaggttcggcagccgaagaagggttcggccgccgaaccccttgcatggtggcttaggctgccacagcttgcccctgagtgccttgaggttcggctctatgggtttcggcctccgaaaggagcccccgaaagggttcggccgccgaaagaggagattcggccgccgaaggtacttgagtttcggctctgttcaggacattcggccgccgaacctgccgccgaatgtgttctgtccagctttcttttgcatgctttatgtgattgttttcagagggtcagaggggattataggggattgttGGGATTGGTTAAGActatgtgtgacacctcattcgagtccatgtaattcaggattggacccgacagttcagggaggtcatcaggattagcagttgcagagtcagtcagtttctgccagaggagcagaggtgagtagaactaaacttaatattttatattaaagtaacagaatgcttgttagcatagttcatgcatcatggatgccatgatatatcttagggtgattgcattagaatcacgaatatggtgcattgcattttcattgtttatgaggattggaccaaggcgacatcaatagcccgtcgagggagttttgaggtcatgtctaatccaagatatggactagttgagttgtgatgcattttcatataaaatgcgtatgaatgaactgtttttagtgtttctactcactgggctttatagctcatccctttcccttaatcccagtttttgcagggtcagagtagctgggaagtgagaagcaacagagttatgGCTTCAGTATGCTTAtgtatagttagtgtggacatgatgtaaattaaagagatatgtaTTACAGATACAGTCAGATAGTGTGCTTgtggtttagtatgtgctttgcctatagtatgttttatcccttgtctatgcatgtatcctgtttgcAGTTtcatgatgagaaatgagtcaaaccaggcttaataactgttgtgtttcgaaaacccagtgaattataactgtgagggaagacagggattacttcctttgacccaagaccagtgcggaggaaagaccaggtttgattcctgtgatccatagagaggccaatagagaagaccaggtttgatttctgtgactctatggtagccaagttaacttatgatatgctgacctttacagagtgggttctatgacacagcgcatagtgcatggaggttacttggtaacgtgtcactggtgtattacagatagccctaagggctatttcagattagtctatctgagtggt
Proteins encoded in this region:
- the LOC122724620 gene encoding uncharacterized protein LOC122724620, whose amino-acid sequence is MTDQPLKKILHRPETSRRMLAWSVEISPYCLQYRPRTTIKAQALADFIAECSFNKEQAESNEEMPKIMKERSIEPRQDFTWKMYVDGASGAGGSGAGIILKGPEGFKICYALRLEFNASNNVAEYEALINGMLIAMEIGVTDLAINSDSQLVISQVTGAYQARDPTMKKYLTKVKSIEVELSKQGVKVWYQRIPREENEEANLLSRLSKEELEQLPDEVYIQHMNAPTYGKPAMIMEIGEGENWMAPYLEYLEKGKLQEDKAAARKIVARAANYQVVRGILYRRGKSSPWLRCVGPEEATRVMEEIHQGICRAHEGAGTLANKIFRQEYYWPTIKKEMEEFVRKCNVSQRFANAINIPTTPQSSISSMWSFSQWGIDILGPFSKTTGQKKFVIVAVEYFSKWPEAEAVPTITVRKMLDFVWGNIIYRFEVPRVLI